In Promicromonospora sp. Populi, one genomic interval encodes:
- a CDS encoding ThuA domain-containing protein, with translation MAAAAAVTALGIPMALAATAAAPVAPAAAPTQPKAAVAAAPFDALVFSRTTGFRHGSIPVGIEAITQLGAENDFTVTATEDPTVFSDEGLADYEVVVFLSTTGDVLNAEQQAAFERYIQGGGGYAGIHAASDTEYDWPWYGELVGAYFLSHPANQDATIDVEDGAHASTAHLPTRWERHDEWYNFQSNPRGDVHVLASLDEESYDPGGGAMGADHPTAWCQVYDGGRSWYTGGGHTDESYAEPAFRQHLLGGIQTAAGVVASDCNATQFASYERVPLDENTANPMMLDVAPDGTVFYVERDGRVQQISPDTNLTTTALTLDVTLANEDGLTGIVLDPDYATNMYIYLYWSPENVGADGPHNRVSRFTHDHETGTIDPASEVAVLKVPTQRDTCCHAGGDMQFDSQGNLILVTGDNSNPFESSGFTPIDERSGRQNFDAQGTAANSNDLRGKVLRIHPEADGSYTIPDGNMFAPGTAQTRPEIFAMGFRNPFRIGIDPANDNILVADYGPDSGTADPARGPRGAVEWNVVSDPGFYGWPYCTGANNNYVDYNFATGTSGASFDCAGGVVNNSPNNTGLTQLPAAIAAEVWYTGAGNPDIPEIGGGGAPMGGPVYEFDPALDSDVKWPEYWDGLALFGEWNQGKVYSFQLTGAQRDVVSDINQVLPGILDPTAGFDRPMDMDFGPDGALYVIDWGAGFGGNNDTSGVYRVAYSQGSPSPVAQASADVTDGHAPLAVQFSSDGTTHPGGEPLTLHWDFGDGTTSTEADPSHTYTENGSYTAQLTATDATGASGVANVTIVVGNTAPTVSITFPDNGGIFAWGDQVEYEITVTDPDGYVDCADVMLYTSLGHDSHSHPVQELSGCDGVLQTAADGGHGADANIFWTLEAEFTDDGGEVGISLVGSDLQVLQPNRIQAEFFTDTGRLAGSTSGGAPGVQREGTGDTAGGGLNIGFIEPDDWWAFEPISLYGIDAITLRAASPSGGGPISIRWGAPNGPEIGSVSVPATGAWQTYTDVTATLHDVPTGSGKLYFVQTSGQSNVNWIDFVGDGVAAEQSS, from the coding sequence GTGGCCGCGGCAGCGGCCGTGACCGCCCTCGGCATCCCGATGGCGCTCGCGGCAACCGCCGCGGCACCCGTGGCACCGGCCGCGGCGCCCACCCAACCGAAGGCCGCAGTTGCGGCCGCACCTTTCGACGCCCTCGTCTTCTCCAGGACGACGGGCTTCAGGCACGGCTCGATCCCCGTCGGGATCGAGGCGATCACCCAGCTCGGCGCGGAGAACGACTTCACGGTCACCGCCACCGAGGACCCGACGGTCTTCTCCGACGAGGGACTGGCGGACTACGAGGTGGTCGTCTTCCTGTCCACCACGGGCGACGTGCTCAACGCCGAGCAGCAGGCCGCGTTCGAGCGGTACATCCAGGGTGGCGGCGGTTACGCGGGCATCCACGCGGCGTCCGACACCGAGTACGACTGGCCCTGGTACGGAGAGCTGGTGGGCGCGTACTTCCTCAGCCACCCGGCGAACCAGGACGCGACGATCGACGTCGAGGACGGCGCGCACGCCTCCACGGCGCACCTGCCGACCCGCTGGGAGCGGCACGACGAGTGGTACAACTTCCAGTCCAACCCGCGTGGGGACGTGCACGTCCTGGCCAGCCTGGACGAGGAGAGCTACGACCCCGGCGGCGGCGCCATGGGCGCCGACCACCCGACCGCCTGGTGCCAGGTGTACGACGGCGGCCGGTCCTGGTACACGGGCGGCGGGCACACGGACGAGTCCTACGCGGAGCCGGCGTTCCGCCAGCACCTGCTCGGCGGCATCCAGACCGCTGCCGGCGTCGTCGCCTCCGACTGCAACGCCACGCAGTTCGCGAGCTACGAGCGGGTGCCGCTGGACGAGAACACGGCCAACCCGATGATGCTCGACGTCGCGCCGGACGGCACGGTGTTCTACGTGGAACGTGACGGCCGGGTGCAGCAGATCTCGCCGGACACGAACCTGACCACCACGGCCCTGACCCTGGACGTCACGCTCGCCAACGAGGACGGCCTCACCGGTATCGTGCTCGACCCGGACTACGCGACCAACATGTACATCTATCTGTACTGGTCGCCCGAGAACGTCGGCGCGGACGGGCCGCACAACCGGGTCTCGCGGTTCACCCACGACCACGAGACCGGGACCATCGACCCCGCGAGCGAGGTGGCGGTCCTGAAGGTCCCCACCCAGCGCGACACGTGCTGCCACGCGGGCGGCGACATGCAGTTCGACTCGCAGGGCAACCTGATCCTCGTCACCGGGGACAACAGCAACCCGTTCGAGTCGAGCGGGTTCACCCCGATCGACGAGCGGTCCGGCCGGCAGAACTTCGACGCACAGGGCACGGCGGCCAACTCGAACGACCTGCGGGGCAAGGTGCTGCGCATCCACCCTGAGGCGGACGGTTCGTACACGATCCCCGACGGCAACATGTTCGCGCCGGGAACCGCGCAGACGCGCCCCGAGATCTTCGCCATGGGCTTCCGCAACCCGTTCCGCATCGGCATCGACCCGGCGAACGACAACATCCTGGTCGCCGACTACGGGCCCGACTCGGGTACTGCTGACCCGGCCCGCGGCCCGCGGGGCGCGGTCGAGTGGAACGTCGTGAGCGATCCGGGCTTCTACGGCTGGCCGTACTGCACGGGCGCCAACAACAACTACGTGGACTACAACTTCGCCACGGGCACGTCCGGCGCGTCGTTCGACTGCGCCGGCGGCGTGGTCAACAACTCGCCCAACAACACGGGCCTGACCCAGCTGCCGGCCGCCATCGCGGCGGAGGTCTGGTACACCGGAGCCGGTAACCCCGACATCCCGGAGATCGGTGGCGGCGGGGCGCCCATGGGCGGCCCGGTCTACGAGTTCGACCCGGCCCTCGACTCGGACGTGAAGTGGCCCGAGTACTGGGACGGCCTGGCGCTCTTCGGCGAGTGGAACCAGGGCAAGGTCTACTCGTTCCAGCTCACCGGTGCGCAGCGCGACGTCGTCTCGGACATCAACCAGGTGCTCCCGGGGATCCTCGACCCGACCGCGGGCTTCGACCGGCCCATGGACATGGACTTCGGGCCCGACGGCGCGCTGTACGTCATCGACTGGGGCGCCGGCTTCGGCGGCAACAACGACACCAGTGGCGTCTACCGGGTGGCCTACAGCCAGGGCAGCCCGTCGCCGGTCGCGCAGGCCTCGGCCGACGTGACCGACGGGCACGCCCCGCTGGCCGTCCAGTTCTCCTCGGACGGCACCACCCACCCGGGTGGTGAGCCGCTCACGCTGCACTGGGACTTCGGCGACGGGACGACGTCCACCGAGGCAGACCCCAGCCACACCTACACGGAGAACGGGTCGTACACGGCCCAGCTCACCGCGACGGACGCCACTGGGGCGTCCGGGGTGGCCAACGTGACGATCGTGGTCGGCAACACGGCGCCCACGGTGTCCATCACCTTCCCGGACAACGGCGGCATCTTCGCCTGGGGCGACCAGGTCGAGTACGAGATCACCGTCACCGACCCGGACGGGTACGTGGACTGCGCCGACGTCATGCTCTACACGTCGCTCGGGCACGACTCGCACTCGCACCCCGTCCAGGAGCTGTCCGGGTGCGACGGCGTGCTCCAGACGGCCGCGGACGGTGGCCACGGCGCCGACGCGAACATCTTCTGGACGCTCGAGGCCGAGTTCACGGACGACGGCGGCGAGGTGGGCATCTCGCTGGTCGGCAGCGACCTGCAGGTGCTGCAGCCCAACCGGATCCAGGCGGAGTTCTTCACCGACACCGGCCGCCTGGCCGGCTCGACCAGCGGCGGTGCCCCCGGCGTACAGCGTGAGGGCACCGGCGACACCGCTGGTGGCGGCTTGAACATCGGGTTCATCGAGCCCGACGACTGGTGGGCGTTCGAGCCGATCAGCCTCTACGGGATCGACGCGATCACGCTGCGCGCGGCCTCCCCGAGCGGCGGCGGACCGATCTCGATCCGCTGGGGTGCGCCGAACGGCCCGGAGATCGGCAGCGTGTCCGTGCCGGCCACCGGCGCCTGGCAGACGTACACCGACGTCACCGCCACGCTGCACGACGTCCCGACCGGTTCGGGAAAGCTGTACTTCGTGCAGACATCCGGCCAGTCGAACGTGAACTGGATCGACTTCGTGGGCGACGGCGTGGCAGCCGAGCAGTCGTCCTGA
- a CDS encoding Gfo/Idh/MocA family protein: MSTEESSELGVGMVGYAFMGAAHSQAWRNAPRFFDLPITPRMRAVAGRDAEAVRAAADRLGWDDAVVGWQDLLTRDDVALVDVCTPGDTHAEIAIAALEAGKHVLCEKPLANTVAEAEAMAAAAEAAAAHGVRAMVGFTYRRVPAIALARQLVEQGRIGQVRHVRAQYLQDWIADPKAPMSWRLDKQKAGSGALGDIGAHVVDLAQYVTGESLTGVSGLMETFVHERPLAASSSGLSGVADTGRTGKVTVDDAAVFLGRLSGGGLATFEATRFAWGRKNAIRLEINGSKGSLAFDFEDMNLLHFFDAEDEPTTAGFRRIVVTEPQHPYGGAWWPPGHGLGYEHAFTHQVVDLMGDLAAGRQPTPSFSDGLGIQRVLDAVERSAAGGGGWVPLS; this comes from the coding sequence ATGAGCACCGAAGAAAGCAGCGAGCTCGGAGTCGGCATGGTCGGCTACGCGTTCATGGGGGCGGCACACTCGCAGGCCTGGCGCAACGCGCCGCGGTTCTTCGACCTGCCGATCACGCCGCGCATGCGCGCGGTCGCAGGGCGGGACGCCGAGGCGGTCCGCGCCGCGGCCGACCGCCTGGGCTGGGACGACGCCGTCGTGGGCTGGCAGGACCTGCTGACCCGCGACGACGTCGCCCTGGTCGACGTCTGCACACCCGGGGACACGCACGCCGAGATCGCGATCGCCGCGCTCGAGGCGGGCAAGCACGTCCTGTGCGAGAAGCCGCTCGCCAACACCGTGGCCGAGGCGGAGGCCATGGCGGCCGCCGCCGAGGCCGCGGCCGCGCACGGCGTGCGCGCGATGGTGGGGTTCACCTACCGTCGGGTGCCCGCCATCGCGCTGGCCCGGCAGCTCGTCGAGCAGGGCCGGATCGGCCAGGTGCGGCACGTACGCGCGCAGTACCTGCAGGACTGGATCGCCGACCCGAAGGCGCCCATGTCCTGGCGCCTCGACAAGCAGAAGGCAGGCTCCGGCGCGCTGGGCGACATCGGCGCCCACGTGGTGGACCTGGCTCAGTACGTCACCGGCGAATCGCTCACCGGGGTGAGCGGCCTGATGGAGACGTTCGTGCACGAGCGGCCGCTGGCAGCGTCGTCCTCCGGCCTGTCCGGGGTGGCCGACACCGGTCGCACCGGCAAGGTCACGGTCGACGACGCCGCGGTGTTCCTCGGCCGGCTGTCCGGCGGCGGGCTCGCGACCTTCGAGGCGACCCGGTTCGCCTGGGGCCGCAAGAACGCGATCCGGCTGGAGATCAACGGGTCCAAGGGCTCGCTCGCCTTCGACTTCGAGGACATGAACCTCCTGCACTTCTTCGACGCGGAGGACGAGCCGACGACGGCGGGTTTCCGCCGAATTGTCGTCACCGAGCCCCAGCACCCGTACGGTGGCGCCTGGTGGCCGCCCGGGCACGGCCTCGGCTACGAGCACGCGTTCACGCACCAGGTCGTCGACCTGATGGGCGACCTCGCCGCCGGGCGGCAGCCCACGCCGTCGTTCAGCGACGGCCTGGGCATCCAGCGGGTGCTCGACGCCGTCGAGCGCAGCGCCGCCGGCGGAGGGGGGTGGGTGCCACTCTCGTGA
- a CDS encoding ROK family protein, with protein sequence MFQLLRDGRPRTRADLAAETGQARSTVAARIDLLMAAGLIAPAGEATSTGGRPPATFAFAPSAQVVLGVDLGATHARFALTDLASNVLAQRDLPLAITDGPAIVLDQVAETGAELLREAGRSSGELAGVGVGLPGPVEHATGKPNNPPIMPGWDDADVPGILGARFDVPVLVDNDVNIMALGEHRAAWPGVADLLFVKVATGIGAGIIADGALRRGAQGSAGDIGHVAVPGAGDIVCRCGNVGCLEAIASGLAVANALPGAHTPADVVALVRSGDVAASQAVRQAGRDIGAVLATSVSLLNPSMIVIGGILADAGEHIVAGIREVVYQRSLPLATQHLRIVTARTGAQAGVLGASAMAVDQALSSEAVDRLVG encoded by the coding sequence ATGTTCCAGCTCTTGCGCGATGGGCGGCCGCGCACGCGCGCCGATCTCGCGGCGGAGACCGGGCAGGCCCGGTCGACGGTCGCCGCGCGCATCGACCTGCTCATGGCCGCGGGGCTCATCGCCCCCGCGGGCGAGGCGACGTCGACCGGCGGGCGCCCGCCCGCGACCTTCGCGTTCGCACCATCGGCCCAGGTGGTGCTGGGTGTGGACCTCGGGGCGACCCACGCCCGCTTCGCCCTGACCGACCTCGCCTCCAACGTGCTGGCGCAGCGCGACCTGCCGCTCGCGATCACCGACGGGCCGGCCATCGTGCTCGACCAGGTGGCCGAGACCGGCGCCGAGCTGCTGCGCGAGGCCGGCCGATCCTCCGGTGAGCTCGCCGGCGTCGGCGTCGGGCTGCCCGGGCCCGTGGAGCACGCCACCGGCAAGCCGAACAACCCACCGATCATGCCCGGCTGGGACGACGCCGACGTGCCGGGCATCCTCGGTGCCCGGTTCGACGTCCCCGTGCTCGTGGACAACGACGTCAACATCATGGCCCTCGGCGAGCACCGCGCCGCCTGGCCCGGCGTCGCGGACCTCCTGTTCGTCAAGGTCGCCACCGGCATCGGCGCGGGAATCATCGCCGACGGCGCGCTGAGGCGCGGCGCGCAAGGTTCTGCGGGCGACATCGGGCACGTCGCCGTGCCCGGCGCCGGCGACATCGTGTGCCGGTGCGGCAACGTCGGCTGCCTGGAGGCGATCGCCAGCGGGCTGGCCGTGGCGAACGCGCTGCCCGGCGCGCACACGCCCGCCGACGTCGTAGCGCTGGTCCGGTCCGGCGACGTCGCCGCGAGCCAGGCGGTGCGGCAGGCCGGCCGGGACATCGGCGCCGTGCTCGCCACGAGCGTCAGCCTGCTCAACCCGTCGATGATCGTCATCGGCGGCATCCTGGCCGACGCCGGCGAGCACATAGTGGCCGGCATCCGCGAGGTGGTCTACCAGCGGTCCCTCCCCCTGGCGACGCAGCACCTGCGCATCGTCACCGCCCGGACCGGCGCGCAGGCAGGCGTCCTGGGCGCGAGCGCCATGGCGGTGGACCAGGCCCTCAGCTCGGAGGCAGTAGACCGCCTGGTCGGCTGA
- a CDS encoding sugar ABC transporter ATP-binding protein produces MRGIVKEFPGARALDGVDLEVRPGEVHCLLGQNGAGKSTLIKILAGAHQPTAGEVLLDDEPVTISDPVAALKLGIATIYQELDVVDGLTVAENIYLGHELATGGVTRRSDAARNTREILKRLGHPEISAHREVGSLAAAGKQIVSLARALSRDARVVVMDEPSAVLDSEEVANLHRIVRELTADGVAVIYISHRLEEIRQLGDRITVLKDGRTVAESLVVADTPTKDLIHLMTGRSVEYAFPDRPGVPEAAAPVLEVEGLRLGDVFADVSLTVRAGEIVGLAGLVGSGRSEILETIYGARRATSGTVRVGGKKLGSGVHSAVAAGVGLCPEERKSQGLLLDEPVYRNITLSTFARFARGGLLDEGAERAAAREQIEALDLRPASADRDARTLSGGNQQKALLARWLVHGCRVLLLDEPTRGVDVGARAEIYALIRRLADEGAAVVVVSSEIPEVLGLADRVLVISDGKAVHDGPADDIDEHAVLDLVMEGSAA; encoded by the coding sequence ATGCGCGGCATCGTGAAGGAATTTCCTGGCGCGCGGGCGCTCGACGGTGTGGACCTTGAGGTCCGTCCTGGCGAGGTGCACTGCCTGCTGGGCCAGAACGGTGCGGGCAAGTCCACCCTGATCAAGATCCTGGCGGGAGCACACCAGCCCACCGCGGGCGAGGTGCTGCTCGACGACGAGCCGGTGACGATCTCGGATCCGGTCGCGGCCCTCAAGCTCGGCATCGCGACGATCTACCAGGAGCTGGACGTCGTCGACGGCCTCACGGTCGCCGAGAACATCTACCTCGGGCACGAGCTGGCCACCGGCGGTGTCACCCGCCGGTCCGATGCGGCCCGGAACACGCGGGAGATCCTGAAGCGGCTCGGCCACCCCGAGATCTCTGCACATCGCGAGGTCGGCTCGCTGGCCGCCGCGGGCAAGCAGATCGTGTCGCTGGCCCGGGCGCTGTCGCGCGACGCGCGCGTCGTCGTCATGGACGAGCCGTCCGCCGTGCTCGACTCCGAGGAGGTCGCCAACCTCCACCGCATCGTGCGCGAGCTCACCGCCGACGGCGTCGCGGTCATCTACATCTCGCACCGGCTGGAGGAGATCCGGCAGCTCGGCGACCGGATCACCGTGCTCAAGGACGGCCGGACGGTCGCGGAGAGCCTCGTCGTGGCGGACACCCCGACCAAGGACCTGATCCACCTCATGACCGGCCGGTCGGTCGAGTACGCATTCCCCGACCGTCCGGGTGTCCCGGAAGCCGCGGCACCGGTGCTCGAGGTCGAGGGCCTCCGGCTCGGGGACGTCTTCGCGGATGTCTCCCTCACGGTCCGGGCCGGCGAGATCGTCGGCCTGGCGGGCCTGGTGGGCTCGGGCCGCTCAGAGATCCTGGAGACGATCTACGGCGCCCGGCGGGCGACGTCGGGCACCGTGCGGGTGGGCGGCAAGAAGCTGGGGTCCGGGGTGCACTCGGCGGTCGCCGCGGGTGTGGGCCTGTGCCCCGAGGAGCGCAAGAGCCAGGGCCTGCTCCTGGACGAGCCCGTGTACCGCAACATCACCCTGTCCACCTTCGCGCGCTTCGCACGTGGGGGACTCCTCGACGAGGGGGCCGAGCGCGCCGCTGCGCGCGAGCAGATCGAGGCCCTCGACCTGCGGCCCGCCTCCGCGGACCGCGATGCGCGCACGCTGTCCGGCGGCAACCAGCAGAAGGCGCTGCTGGCGCGCTGGCTCGTGCACGGCTGCCGCGTCCTGCTGCTCGACGAGCCCACGCGGGGCGTCGACGTCGGCGCGCGCGCCGAGATCTACGCCCTGATCCGCCGCCTGGCGGACGAGGGCGCCGCCGTGGTCGTGGTCTCCAGCGAGATCCCCGAGGTGCTCGGCCTCGCGGACCGCGTCCTGGTCATCTCCGACGGCAAGGCGGTCCACGACGGCCCGGCCGACGACATCGACGAGCACGCCGTGCTCGACCTGGTCATGGAAGGAAGTGCCGCGTGA
- a CDS encoding sugar phosphate isomerase/epimerase family protein: MARPITLFTGQWADLPLEEVARLASGWGYDGLELACWGDHLDPWRWDDDEYVAGRLELLERHGLKVWAISNHLKGQAVCDDPIDQRHRDIVSDRVWGDGDPEGVRQRAAEEMKNTARLAAKLGVKTVVGFTGSAIWKYVAMFPPVSDAAIEAGYQDFADRWNPILDVFDEVGVKFAHEVHPSEIAYDYWTTVRTLEAIGHREAFGLNWDPSHMVWQDLDPVSFLWDFKDRIYHVDCKDTKKRMTNGRNGRMSSHLPWADPRRGWDFVSTGHGDVPWEDAFRMLNTIGYAGPISVEWEDAGMDRLVGAPEALEFVRSNAFDAPDSAFDAAFSTR; this comes from the coding sequence ATGGCACGACCGATCACCCTGTTCACCGGCCAGTGGGCCGACCTGCCGCTGGAGGAGGTGGCGCGCCTCGCATCGGGTTGGGGTTACGACGGGCTCGAGCTGGCCTGCTGGGGCGACCACCTGGACCCGTGGCGCTGGGACGACGACGAGTACGTCGCCGGGCGCCTTGAGCTGCTTGAGCGGCACGGTCTGAAGGTGTGGGCGATCTCCAACCATCTCAAGGGCCAGGCGGTCTGCGACGACCCGATCGACCAGCGGCACCGTGACATCGTGTCCGACCGGGTCTGGGGCGACGGCGACCCGGAGGGGGTGCGCCAGCGCGCCGCCGAGGAGATGAAGAACACCGCGCGCCTCGCCGCGAAGCTCGGGGTCAAGACGGTCGTCGGGTTCACCGGCTCCGCGATCTGGAAGTACGTGGCGATGTTCCCGCCCGTGTCCGACGCCGCCATCGAGGCCGGCTACCAGGACTTCGCCGACCGCTGGAACCCGATCCTCGACGTGTTCGACGAGGTCGGCGTCAAGTTCGCTCACGAGGTGCACCCGAGCGAGATCGCCTACGACTACTGGACCACTGTGCGGACCCTGGAGGCGATCGGGCACCGCGAGGCGTTCGGGCTCAACTGGGACCCGAGCCACATGGTGTGGCAGGACCTGGACCCGGTCAGCTTCCTCTGGGACTTCAAGGACCGGATCTACCACGTGGACTGCAAGGACACGAAGAAGCGCATGACGAACGGCCGGAACGGCCGGATGTCGTCGCACCTGCCGTGGGCCGACCCGCGCCGCGGCTGGGACTTCGTCTCCACCGGGCACGGCGACGTCCCGTGGGAGGACGCGTTCCGCATGCTCAACACGATCGGCTACGCGGGCCCGATCTCCGTGGAGTGGGAGGACGCGGGCATGGACCGCCTCGTCGGTGCGCCCGAGGCGCTCGAGTTCGTGCGTTCGAACGCGTTCGACGCGCCCGACT
- a CDS encoding substrate-binding domain-containing protein, whose product MTSSSTPRTRRLSGALVAVACTALVLTGCVSNEPREEDTAAAGPVTTTENDAPGDEVTIGFSAPAADHGWMGAITSAARAEADQYEDVELLVAEGTNDVNVQISQIEGFIDQGVDAIVLLPFDGAALTDVALQAMEAGIPVINVDREFSSPFAARTTVLGDNYGMGVSAGTYVCEQLGDNPDAVVAEIAGIDALPLTTDRSEGFAAALDDCGLDVDARVAADFTVEGGEEAAANLLSAEPEIDAIWNHDDDQGVGVLAAIENAGRDEFFLVGGAGSSNMMELIQSGDSVVQATVIYPSTQAADGVKLARLIAQNKTVGDLASIGVPRTVQLFAPVVTADNVEEYLPIGFDS is encoded by the coding sequence ATGACCTCGTCCAGCACTCCTCGCACGCGCCGTTTGTCCGGCGCCCTCGTCGCCGTCGCGTGTACCGCGCTCGTCCTCACCGGCTGCGTCAGCAACGAGCCCCGCGAGGAGGACACGGCCGCCGCCGGCCCCGTCACCACGACGGAGAACGACGCACCCGGCGACGAGGTAACCATCGGGTTCTCCGCCCCGGCCGCCGACCACGGCTGGATGGGCGCCATCACCAGCGCCGCCCGCGCCGAGGCGGACCAGTACGAGGACGTCGAGCTCCTGGTCGCCGAGGGCACCAACGACGTCAACGTGCAGATCAGCCAGATCGAGGGCTTCATCGACCAGGGCGTCGACGCGATCGTGCTGCTGCCGTTCGACGGCGCGGCGCTCACCGACGTGGCGCTCCAGGCCATGGAGGCCGGCATCCCGGTCATCAACGTGGACCGCGAGTTCAGCAGCCCGTTCGCCGCCCGCACCACGGTGCTGGGCGACAACTACGGCATGGGCGTGAGCGCCGGCACCTACGTCTGCGAGCAGCTCGGTGACAACCCGGACGCGGTCGTCGCGGAGATCGCCGGCATCGACGCCCTGCCGCTGACCACCGATCGCAGCGAAGGCTTCGCCGCCGCCCTGGACGACTGCGGGCTCGACGTCGACGCACGCGTCGCCGCCGACTTCACGGTCGAGGGCGGCGAGGAGGCAGCCGCGAACCTGCTGTCCGCCGAGCCGGAGATCGACGCCATCTGGAACCACGACGACGACCAGGGTGTCGGCGTGCTGGCCGCCATCGAGAACGCGGGCCGCGACGAGTTCTTCCTCGTGGGCGGCGCCGGGTCCAGCAACATGATGGAGCTCATCCAGTCCGGCGACAGCGTCGTGCAGGCGACCGTCATCTACCCCTCCACCCAGGCCGCCGACGGCGTCAAGCTGGCCCGCCTGATCGCGCAGAACAAGACGGTCGGCGACCTCGCCTCCATCGGCGTGCCGCGCACCGTCCAGCTCTTCGCGCCCGTCGTCACGGCGGACAACGTCGAGGAGTACCTGCCCATCGGCTTCGACTCCTGA
- a CDS encoding ABC transporter permease has protein sequence MGPALRMGGLVFALILLVVIGVVTGGERFVSFGNITTILSLAAVTGVVSIGMTFVIMSGGIDLSVGAVLALASVWASTLSTQYLAQDYGWWIIVLTALAVGLVAGLINGAIIAYGKVPAFMATLAMLAAARGLAELIAGRRTQILDDLDPFFDVFQARPLGVPVIVWIFVVVAAVGWFLLNRTTFGRRTVAIGGNPEASRLAGIKIKRHTLYLYGLAGLTAGIGAVILLARTTSGSSTHGTLLELDTIAAVVVGGTLLAGGRGTITGTVLGVLIFSTLTNVFVINNLDSSVQAIAKGAIIVGAVLLQQWFAAREKATST, from the coding sequence ATGGGCCCAGCCCTGCGGATGGGTGGCCTCGTGTTCGCCCTCATCCTGCTCGTCGTCATCGGGGTGGTGACCGGCGGCGAGCGGTTCGTGAGCTTCGGCAACATCACCACGATCCTGAGCCTCGCGGCCGTGACCGGTGTGGTGAGCATCGGCATGACGTTCGTCATCATGTCCGGCGGTATCGACCTGTCCGTCGGCGCGGTGCTCGCCCTGGCCTCGGTGTGGGCCTCGACCCTGTCCACCCAGTACCTGGCGCAGGACTACGGCTGGTGGATCATCGTGCTGACCGCCCTGGCCGTCGGGCTCGTCGCCGGGCTCATCAACGGCGCGATCATCGCGTACGGCAAGGTGCCGGCGTTCATGGCGACTCTCGCGATGCTGGCCGCTGCCCGCGGCCTCGCCGAGCTCATCGCCGGGCGGCGCACGCAGATCCTTGACGACCTGGACCCGTTCTTCGACGTGTTCCAGGCCCGGCCGCTGGGTGTGCCCGTGATCGTGTGGATCTTCGTGGTGGTCGCCGCCGTCGGCTGGTTCCTGCTGAACCGCACGACGTTCGGGAGGCGGACCGTCGCCATCGGCGGCAATCCCGAGGCGTCCCGCCTGGCGGGCATCAAGATCAAGCGGCACACCCTGTACCTGTACGGGCTCGCCGGCCTGACGGCGGGCATCGGCGCCGTGATCCTGCTGGCCAGAACCACCTCCGGCTCCTCCACGCACGGAACACTCCTGGAGCTGGACACCATCGCGGCGGTCGTCGTCGGTGGCACCCTCCTGGCCGGCGGGCGCGGCACCATCACCGGCACCGTCCTTGGTGTCCTGATCTTCTCGACGCTCACCAACGTGTTCGTCATCAACAACCTCGACAGCTCGGTCCAGGCGATCGCCAAGGGCGCGATCATCGTCGGCGCCGTGCTGCTGCAGCAGTGGTTCGCAGCGCGCGAGAAAGCGACGAGCACGTGA